From Roseburia hominis, the proteins below share one genomic window:
- a CDS encoding ABC transporter substrate-binding protein, which translates to MKKLKRGFCLMMIITLLVSVFSACGKTETKDVVTEKENTGEKIVTMAMQSSWTSLYPYNSVAGYDTFVQLLLFDCLFNYNAEGEMEPRLAKSYEINDTFDEYTFYLDENAAWTDGTPVTADDVVWTFKLQTKEKLPTARRSYVAILDGTDDSGVEISEDSAGVEKIDDHTVKFTLKKPVDEVTFINNARMIVILPQHLLKDAPVETLDVNEFFNHPIGCGALMYDQQIAGESIEFTVNKNYHLGECDFDKFVIKVVNQANILAGFMAGELDIAYIPGGLPISDYEKATKQENMQIIVEETPAFCYMTMNMSEDYFADVRVRQAFNYAIDKQAIVDNAMLGLGVPIYTPYTKNNLYYKDDVEFLTYDPEKAKALLEEAGWDFERVLSFSVPTGDQTRQNAGLMVQQYLEAVGVKTEISTSDYSTHMAALIAGEYDLGLMSSAGSIYENPGGIGLCYNPDGAVNFGCISDPTYYDVFTKAIDSLTSEEKREYAYELQEFCNEDQTYVYLYSANAIIPISNRLGNLDYASFNANNYAIWEWTCED; encoded by the coding sequence ATGAAGAAGTTGAAAAGAGGTTTTTGTCTGATGATGATTATCACGTTGTTAGTGAGTGTTTTTAGCGCATGTGGTAAGACGGAGACAAAGGATGTTGTAACGGAGAAAGAAAATACGGGTGAAAAAATAGTCACGATGGCTATGCAGTCTTCATGGACCAGTCTTTATCCCTATAATTCGGTGGCAGGCTATGATACCTTTGTACAGTTGTTGCTTTTTGATTGTCTGTTTAATTACAATGCAGAGGGAGAAATGGAACCGCGGCTGGCGAAAAGTTATGAAATTAATGATACTTTTGATGAATATACCTTTTATTTGGATGAGAATGCAGCCTGGACTGACGGGACTCCAGTGACAGCTGATGATGTGGTTTGGACTTTTAAATTGCAGACGAAGGAGAAGCTGCCCACGGCCCGGCGTTCGTACGTGGCAATCCTGGATGGAACGGATGATAGCGGTGTTGAGATTTCAGAAGACAGTGCCGGAGTTGAGAAGATCGACGATCACACAGTGAAATTTACTTTGAAAAAACCTGTGGATGAAGTGACCTTCATAAATAATGCACGTATGATTGTTATATTGCCTCAGCATTTGCTTAAGGATGCTCCAGTGGAGACCTTGGATGTCAATGAATTTTTTAACCATCCAATTGGATGTGGAGCGTTGATGTATGATCAACAGATTGCCGGAGAAAGCATAGAATTTACGGTAAATAAAAATTACCATCTGGGAGAATGTGATTTTGATAAATTTGTGATTAAAGTTGTAAATCAGGCTAATATATTGGCAGGATTTATGGCAGGGGAGTTGGATATTGCTTATATACCGGGAGGTCTTCCCATTTCAGATTACGAAAAAGCTACAAAACAGGAAAATATGCAAATAATTGTCGAGGAAACGCCTGCATTTTGCTACATGACTATGAACATGTCTGAAGACTATTTTGCAGATGTGCGCGTTAGACAGGCATTTAATTATGCGATAGACAAGCAGGCTATTGTGGATAATGCTATGTTGGGGCTGGGTGTTCCCATCTATACCCCATACACGAAGAATAATCTTTACTATAAAGATGATGTGGAATTTTTGACATACGATCCTGAAAAAGCCAAAGCGTTGCTTGAAGAAGCAGGCTGGGATTTTGAACGTGTTTTATCGTTTTCAGTTCCTACAGGTGATCAGACTCGTCAAAATGCAGGACTTATGGTACAGCAGTATTTGGAAGCTGTTGGTGTAAAAACTGAAATTTCAACCTCAGATTATTCTACGCATATGGCTGCATTGATAGCAGGGGAATATGATCTCGGTCTTATGAGTTCAGCAGGGTCTATTTATGAAAATCCAGGCGGAATCGGTCTTTGCTATAATCCAGATGGAGCAGTCAATTTTGGTTGTATATCTGATCCGACTTATTATGATGTCTTTACAAAAGCGATAGATAGTTTGACAAGTGAAGAGAAACGTGAATATGCGTATGAACTTCAGGAATTCTGTAATGAGGATCAAACATATGTTTATCTTTACAGCGCGAATGCAATTATTCCGATTAGCAATCGTTTGGGAAACCTGGATTATGCTAGTTTTAATGCAAATAATTATGCAATTTGGGAGTGGACCTGCGAAGACTAA
- a CDS encoding ABC transporter ATP-binding protein — MSGMEALLQARNVKKYFISQKSIIPLRRTYVHAIDGVSLDIYRGETLGLVGESGCGKSTLGKVLLRLQEPTEGQITFDGQDISRMPLKEVRELRRRMQMIFQDPYASLNPKMTIYEAIRAPLDNYEICTEEEKEARLHEMIKKVGLNEDWLYRYPHEFSGGQRQRVVIARALILQPEFVVCDEAVSALDVSVRSQVLNLMRELQKEMELTYLFVSHDLSVIKHISDRIAVMYLGQLVEVADKRELFANPLHPYTQALISAIPQPEVGKSCGRLILKGDIPSPVCPPQGCRFHTRCPYATDRCTKEVPLYRESTSGHYVACHMVGGE, encoded by the coding sequence ATGAGTGGGATGGAGGCCTTACTGCAGGCTCGTAATGTAAAGAAATATTTTATTTCACAAAAAAGTATAATACCATTACGGCGGACATATGTACATGCTATAGATGGGGTTTCATTGGATATCTATCGAGGTGAAACTTTAGGGTTAGTTGGAGAAAGCGGATGTGGAAAGTCCACTTTAGGAAAAGTTTTGCTAAGATTGCAGGAACCAACCGAGGGTCAGATCACCTTTGACGGACAGGATATTTCTCGTATGCCGTTGAAAGAAGTCCGTGAATTACGTCGACGTATGCAGATGATATTCCAGGATCCTTATGCTTCTTTAAATCCGAAAATGACGATTTATGAAGCGATTCGGGCTCCTTTAGATAACTATGAGATATGTACAGAAGAAGAAAAAGAAGCCAGGTTGCATGAAATGATTAAAAAAGTAGGGCTTAATGAGGATTGGCTGTATCGGTATCCGCATGAATTTTCTGGTGGTCAGCGGCAGAGGGTAGTTATTGCACGGGCATTGATTTTGCAGCCGGAATTTGTAGTCTGTGATGAAGCGGTTTCTGCGCTGGATGTATCGGTCCGGAGCCAGGTGTTGAATTTGATGCGGGAACTGCAAAAAGAAATGGAATTAACATACTTGTTTGTTTCTCATGATCTGAGTGTGATCAAGCATATCAGTGACAGGATTGCGGTTATGTATTTGGGACAATTGGTAGAGGTGGCAGATAAAAGGGAGTTGTTTGCGAATCCGCTGCACCCTTACACACAGGCACTGATATCGGCTATTCCACAGCCGGAAGTTGGGAAAAGTTGTGGAAGGCTCATATTGAAGGGAGATATACCAAGCCCGGTCTGCCCGCCTCAAGGATGTCGTTTCCATACAAGATGTCCTTATGCAACCGACCGTTGTACAAAGGAAGTGCCTCTCTATCGGGAGAGTACTTCTGGACATTATGTGGCATGCCATATGGTAGGAGGGGAGTGA
- a CDS encoding aldo/keto reductase — protein MKYSNIRGTDIKVSQLCLGTSNYGTWLTEKFAIEQLDRFVDYGGNFMDSAHIYGDWIPGERARSEKIFGRWLRARKNRHNLVIIGKGGHPDFDQMDISRVNAKALAEDMNATLENLGTDYVDIYILHRDDVCIPVEELVDTLEGFRREGKTRYYGCSNWTLERLKAAQDYAKRQGYKGFSCNQIMDCLAIPNENVVKNRNLLFLDKVYHDYHEQTKLAVTAYMAITGGYFTKCAMSAHIPESTEELCENAVNRKMSAYLNERIQEPRKIGMYVLRYVMERDYLSVPIASFSNHETLEDAVASCDMKVDLEIINGLRSIRGW, from the coding sequence ATGAAATATTCAAATATTAGAGGCACGGATATAAAAGTTTCGCAACTCTGTTTGGGAACGTCTAATTATGGCACATGGCTGACAGAAAAATTTGCCATTGAGCAATTAGATAGATTTGTTGATTATGGTGGTAATTTTATGGATAGCGCCCATATATACGGTGATTGGATTCCGGGTGAGCGGGCGAGAAGTGAAAAAATTTTTGGCAGATGGCTGAGAGCAAGAAAGAATCGGCATAACCTGGTTATTATTGGAAAGGGAGGTCACCCTGATTTTGACCAAATGGATATCAGCCGTGTGAATGCCAAAGCACTTGCTGAGGATATGAATGCCACGTTGGAAAATCTTGGAACGGATTATGTTGATATATATATTCTGCACAGAGATGATGTATGTATTCCTGTGGAAGAACTGGTTGATACTCTGGAAGGTTTTAGAAGAGAAGGAAAAACCCGTTATTATGGGTGTTCTAATTGGACTTTAGAACGTTTGAAAGCAGCACAGGATTATGCTAAGAGGCAGGGCTATAAAGGATTTTCATGTAATCAGATTATGGACTGTCTGGCAATTCCCAATGAGAATGTTGTAAAGAATAGAAACTTGCTGTTTCTTGATAAAGTATATCATGATTACCATGAACAGACCAAACTGGCGGTGACAGCTTATATGGCCATTACAGGCGGATATTTTACAAAATGTGCAATGAGCGCACATATTCCAGAGTCAACAGAAGAATTATGTGAGAATGCTGTGAACCGAAAGATGTCGGCCTATTTAAATGAAAGAATACAGGAGCCGCGAAAAATTGGAATGTATGTCCTTCGCTATGTAATGGAACGGGATTATTTATCGGTTCCTATTGCTTCTTTTAGCAATCACGAGACCTTAGAAGATGCAGTGGCAAGCTGTGATATGAAAGTGGATTTAGAGATTATTAATGGATTAAGGTCAATCCGAGGCTGGTAA
- a CDS encoding Sapep family Mn(2+)-dependent dipeptidase, producing the protein MYDLNEWVSAHYDEFVRDLKCLVSYPSISIFQDGPYSMGEGCAKCLDCALEMGNHMGLETENDDYYCGSMILKGTGQGEIALVGHLDVVPPGDGWNYVPFSPVEIDGWVIGRGACDNKGSVMAAIYALRYIKEQGITLPFDVRLLMGCNEEDGMRDMEYFLKKHKAPDFSLVIDGVMNLCYGEKGMLCAELETGFQDSNIEDIKGGSAFNSVPDSASVILTGIEESLLLCEEARLRKEDLRWENLGMGRYRFDAKGMAGHAAFPDQGSVNAIQKLASGLVKTNLPNTEAKRILGFLAEAFADVYGEGLDIQSNDEIFGKTTHIGGMIRVAEGKIMQNVNVRYAMCTDSERLMERMRKRCQKHGFEAVGYSDSKPFYVDLQSPFVAGILKVRDEFLVANGYDPEEIKPFTMGGGTHARKLPNAVSIGPGIMNQGKSRFGSAHAADEAVCIDNLLEGIRFFVHLLLGIQKNELWKLIV; encoded by the coding sequence ATGTATGATTTAAATGAGTGGGTAAGTGCGCATTATGATGAATTTGTTCGAGACTTGAAATGCCTGGTCAGCTATCCCAGTATCAGTATTTTTCAGGATGGACCATATAGCATGGGAGAAGGATGTGCAAAATGCCTGGACTGCGCTTTGGAGATGGGGAACCATATGGGACTTGAGACAGAAAATGATGATTATTATTGTGGAAGCATGATTTTGAAAGGAACCGGGCAGGGCGAGATTGCATTGGTAGGTCATCTTGATGTAGTGCCCCCGGGAGATGGATGGAATTATGTCCCATTTTCGCCCGTAGAGATTGACGGATGGGTGATAGGACGCGGTGCATGTGATAATAAAGGTTCTGTAATGGCTGCCATATATGCTCTAAGATATATAAAGGAACAGGGAATAACGCTTCCGTTTGATGTACGTTTATTAATGGGATGTAACGAGGAAGACGGTATGCGGGATATGGAGTATTTTTTGAAAAAGCATAAGGCTCCGGATTTTTCACTTGTAATCGATGGAGTTATGAATCTGTGTTATGGAGAAAAGGGAATGCTTTGTGCAGAACTGGAAACGGGATTTCAAGACAGTAATATCGAAGATATTAAAGGAGGAAGCGCTTTTAATTCAGTGCCGGATTCAGCATCCGTTATTTTAACAGGAATAGAAGAAAGCTTACTGTTATGTGAGGAAGCAAGATTGCGGAAAGAGGATTTGAGGTGGGAAAATCTGGGGATGGGAAGATACCGATTTGACGCAAAAGGGATGGCTGGACACGCTGCTTTCCCTGATCAGGGAAGCGTTAATGCGATTCAGAAGTTAGCTTCGGGTCTGGTTAAAACAAATCTGCCCAATACGGAAGCAAAAAGGATTCTGGGTTTTTTAGCAGAAGCTTTTGCTGATGTATATGGAGAAGGGCTGGATATTCAGAGCAACGATGAAATCTTCGGAAAAACTACACATATTGGTGGAATGATTCGCGTAGCAGAGGGAAAAATCATGCAGAATGTAAATGTACGTTATGCTATGTGTACGGATTCAGAGAGGCTTATGGAGCGTATGAGGAAGCGGTGTCAGAAGCATGGTTTTGAAGCAGTAGGCTACTCTGATAGTAAGCCCTTTTATGTGGATCTGCAATCACCTTTTGTGGCAGGCATTCTGAAGGTAAGAGACGAATTCCTGGTTGCAAATGGTTATGATCCGGAAGAGATAAAGCCTTTTACTATGGGCGGTGGTACTCATGCAAGGAAACTTCCAAATGCAGTATCCATAGGTCCGGGCATCATGAACCAGGGAAAGTCCCGGTTTGGATCTGCGCATGCGGCAGATGAAGCAGTCTGCATTGATAATTTATTGGAAGGAATTCGTTTTTTTGTGCATTTGTTATTGGGAATTCAGAAGAATGAATTGTGGAAACTAATTGTATAG
- a CDS encoding ABC transporter ATP-binding protein has translation MEKTVLQVQNLKVSFDTKKGLVTAVNGVDFVLKEKKTLGIVGESGCGKSVTSLSIMGLLSAQNAHIDSESRIMFKGKDLTKMSNRQMCKVRGKEISMIFQDPMTSLNPVFTIGKQISETIRVHQKVSRSEAWNMACEMLINVGIPEPQKRMKAFPHQLSGGMRQRVMIAMALACQPEILIADEPTTALDVTIQAQILELMRELKKSINTSIIMITHDMGIVAEMADEIMVMYAGEVVEHASAEEIFSDPKHPYTRGLLASIPRLDMDTEKLYSIQGAVPSLWDMPTGCRFCERCPEATGKCKNQKPDLYQANGHSVRCFCYDKGSEVKQ, from the coding sequence ATGGAAAAAACAGTTCTTCAGGTACAGAACCTGAAAGTAAGTTTTGACACGAAAAAGGGATTAGTGACTGCGGTTAATGGTGTCGATTTTGTGCTCAAGGAAAAGAAAACACTTGGAATCGTAGGTGAGAGCGGCTGTGGAAAAAGTGTAACATCACTATCTATCATGGGGCTGTTGTCGGCACAAAATGCTCATATTGACAGTGAATCCAGAATTATGTTTAAAGGAAAAGATTTGACAAAAATGAGTAATCGTCAAATGTGCAAGGTTCGAGGAAAAGAAATTTCTATGATATTCCAGGATCCGATGACATCATTAAACCCCGTGTTTACTATTGGAAAACAAATTTCGGAAACTATTCGGGTACATCAAAAAGTATCGAGAAGCGAAGCATGGAATATGGCCTGTGAGATGCTAATCAATGTAGGAATTCCGGAACCACAGAAACGTATGAAAGCATTTCCGCATCAGTTAAGTGGAGGAATGAGACAGCGGGTGATGATAGCAATGGCCTTGGCATGCCAACCGGAGATTCTGATAGCGGATGAGCCTACTACTGCTCTGGATGTTACGATTCAGGCTCAGATATTGGAATTAATGCGGGAGTTGAAGAAAAGTATAAACACGTCTATTATTATGATTACTCATGATATGGGAATTGTGGCGGAGATGGCCGATGAGATTATGGTCATGTATGCGGGAGAAGTTGTGGAGCATGCTTCTGCGGAAGAGATTTTTTCGGATCCAAAGCATCCATATACGCGGGGGCTACTGGCGTCTATACCGCGCTTGGACATGGATACGGAAAAATTGTATTCGATTCAAGGAGCCGTCCCTTCTTTGTGGGATATGCCGACAGGCTGCCGGTTTTGTGAGAGATGTCCGGAAGCTACCGGAAAATGTAAGAATCAAAAGCCGGATTTGTACCAGGCGAATGGACATAGTGTGAGGTGCTTTTGTTATGACAAGGGGTCGGAGGTGAAGCAATGA
- a CDS encoding glycoside hydrolase family 3 C-terminal domain-containing protein, whose product MFQVNDSNIFTGTTCEAPQEYELLHRALARRAAAEGMVLLKNEADLLPLKPGTRLALFGAGATRTVKGGTGSGDVNERDHISIYQGLKAAGYPITTAKWIQDYETLYTAARLSWREEVHRKLYEEHMPPFNAYSSTPFPIPVGPKAKDTDTDTAIFVLARNAGEGLDRTYSAGDYLLAEEEHQMLDDVCSYYRHVIVVINAGGPVDLSFLDEYPNIQALLHIVQPGMEGGNAFADVLSGKVTPGGKLTDTWALHYEDYPNAATFSHNNANVSQEYYEEGIYVGYRYFDTFDVPVRYPFGYGLSYTQFRITTKHVCVTDGFAPEVRVSVEVKNIGRLYSGREIVQIYVSAPDGRLPKEYRRLCGFAKTDLLAPQESQVLEISFPLCHMASYDEGSASWLLESGFYGIWSGASLPDSTLCAMLRLNEERKLTQLANICPLQQDLHELECDPQKRHLRYETWSQRGLKENVPVILLDLSNVQTECIDYSEPNMADEINPVVESLDVEQLIQLATGVPANLPGNNLGSSGISVPGSAGETSSCAMDKGIPNIILADGPAGLRLNKTYYVKDGEIVPLPFEASLEGGFLCPDFKCEGEKYYQFCTAFPVGTLLAQTWDTALVQEVGASVSEEMQRFHVTLWLAPGMNIHRNPLCGRNFEYYSEDPLLSGKIAAAMTRGVQSLPGCGTTIKHFACNNQEDNRMGSDSILSERALREIYLKGFEIAVKEAHPMSIMTSYNLINGVHSANNHDLCTKAARREWGFDGVIMTDWCTTEAGDDCTAAGCMNAGNDLVMPGQLTDHENLREALENGNLTEERLRRCVGRLVGVILRG is encoded by the coding sequence ATGTTTCAAGTAAACGATTCAAACATTTTTACCGGAACTACCTGTGAAGCGCCTCAGGAGTACGAGCTTTTGCACCGCGCTCTCGCACGCCGCGCGGCAGCCGAAGGCATGGTCCTGCTAAAGAATGAAGCGGACCTTCTTCCACTAAAGCCGGGCACCAGACTCGCACTCTTTGGCGCCGGGGCCACAAGGACAGTGAAGGGCGGAACCGGCTCCGGTGATGTCAACGAACGAGATCATATTTCGATTTACCAGGGCCTTAAGGCTGCCGGCTATCCGATCACGACCGCAAAATGGATTCAGGATTATGAAACGCTTTATACCGCTGCCCGCCTGTCCTGGAGAGAGGAAGTTCACCGGAAATTATACGAAGAACACATGCCTCCTTTTAACGCCTATTCTTCCACCCCGTTCCCCATTCCTGTAGGACCTAAGGCTAAGGACACAGATACCGACACCGCTATTTTTGTTCTGGCAAGAAATGCCGGGGAGGGACTGGACCGCACATACAGCGCCGGAGACTATCTCCTTGCCGAAGAGGAACACCAGATGTTAGACGACGTTTGTTCCTATTACCGTCATGTGATTGTAGTGATCAATGCCGGTGGTCCGGTAGATTTGTCCTTCCTGGACGAATACCCGAATATTCAGGCGCTTCTTCACATTGTTCAGCCTGGCATGGAAGGGGGAAATGCGTTCGCCGATGTCCTGAGTGGGAAAGTCACACCCGGCGGGAAACTGACCGATACCTGGGCGCTTCACTATGAAGATTACCCGAATGCGGCAACATTTTCACATAATAACGCGAATGTATCGCAGGAATACTACGAGGAGGGAATCTATGTCGGATACCGGTATTTTGATACCTTCGACGTACCGGTCCGCTATCCCTTCGGCTATGGACTTTCCTATACCCAGTTCCGGATCACGACAAAACATGTCTGTGTGACAGATGGCTTTGCGCCGGAAGTTCGTGTATCCGTCGAGGTGAAAAATATAGGGCGCTTATACAGCGGGCGGGAAATCGTGCAGATTTATGTCTCTGCACCGGACGGCAGGCTTCCGAAAGAATACCGGAGGCTCTGCGGATTCGCCAAAACAGACCTGCTTGCTCCGCAGGAAAGCCAGGTTCTGGAAATCTCATTCCCACTCTGCCATATGGCCTCCTATGACGAGGGCAGCGCTTCCTGGCTGCTAGAGAGCGGTTTCTATGGAATCTGGTCCGGAGCTTCTCTTCCTGACAGCACGCTCTGCGCCATGCTTCGGCTTAATGAAGAGAGAAAGCTGACTCAGCTTGCAAATATCTGTCCGCTTCAGCAGGATTTGCATGAGCTGGAGTGTGATCCGCAAAAACGGCATCTCCGCTATGAAACATGGTCTCAAAGAGGGCTGAAAGAAAATGTGCCTGTCATTTTGTTAGATTTAAGTAACGTCCAGACAGAATGCATCGACTATTCTGAACCGAATATGGCTGATGAAATCAATCCTGTCGTGGAGAGCCTGGACGTGGAGCAGCTTATTCAGTTAGCTACCGGAGTTCCCGCAAATCTTCCGGGAAACAACCTTGGTTCTTCCGGAATCTCTGTTCCCGGTTCTGCCGGCGAGACCAGTTCCTGTGCCATGGACAAGGGTATCCCGAATATCATTCTGGCAGACGGTCCGGCAGGTCTCCGGCTCAATAAAACTTATTACGTGAAAGACGGCGAAATTGTTCCTCTCCCGTTCGAGGCCAGTCTGGAAGGCGGTTTTCTCTGCCCGGATTTCAAATGCGAGGGAGAGAAATATTATCAATTTTGTACCGCATTTCCAGTGGGCACTTTGCTGGCTCAGACCTGGGATACGGCGCTGGTTCAGGAGGTCGGCGCTTCCGTGAGCGAAGAAATGCAGCGTTTCCACGTAACTCTGTGGCTTGCTCCCGGCATGAATATTCATCGGAATCCTTTGTGTGGAAGGAATTTTGAATATTACTCCGAGGATCCGCTTTTGAGCGGTAAGATTGCCGCCGCTATGACACGAGGAGTACAGAGCCTTCCAGGCTGCGGCACAACGATCAAACATTTTGCCTGCAATAATCAGGAGGATAACCGAATGGGTTCTGACAGTATTCTGTCCGAGCGCGCGCTGCGTGAAATTTATCTGAAAGGATTTGAGATTGCGGTAAAGGAAGCTCACCCCATGTCGATTATGACCAGCTATAATCTTATAAATGGAGTTCATTCCGCAAATAATCATGACCTATGCACGAAGGCAGCCCGAAGAGAATGGGGATTTGATGGCGTGATCATGACAGACTGGTGTACGACGGAGGCCGGAGATGACTGTACTGCGGCCGGGTGCATGAATGCCGGAAATGATCTGGTCATGCCGGGACAGCTCACGGATCATGAGAATCTTCGAGAGGCGCTTGAGAATGGAAATTTAACGGAAGAGCGGCTGAGGAGATGTGTGGGGAGATTGGTTGGAGTGATTTTGCGGGGATAG
- a CDS encoding glycosyl hydrolase produces the protein MIRRKDFYDVSENNRLDSVQIPFWLLNDQLEREELTRQLALMRGQGIKNTIAHARSGYIGKYLGSDFFDSIDVIVSEKNKHQEKLWLYDEFDWPSGTCNGELTKKEEYREHFLNFETHFLQAGEVYQIHLSSVDLLCVCSFSSDGRSENLLKEKYIQYDGTYAYALKYMALEPVEIVVVTLCVDPYALCGRRSINYLDAECTRAFINAVYEKYYYRYSEEFGKTITAVFNDESRFCNPYPWCMDFPEEFFKRKGYNILTELAYLVRDDKKSARIRMDYFQVVSELFQQNYWKVLYDWCEEHQVQLCAHLLGEETLASQVRYSGDLLCQFRYIHVPCVDHLAKGIGSQNIKFVSSAARSYGRKLLACEAFGGSGNELTMQEQRRMLCWMVHQGVNLLINHAYYYSLREERAQDWPPSQFFQWEYWEKTSQLNAMLRRLYLCIANGKRICDVIIVMPTESFWADYVGDQRYKNGYYDCGPRIAGNWAKELDKQLQFLMAQLQMKNVDFQILHRDALENFEVIDGTIRNKLTGEYAPACICPNGWCVNDKMQKFLNKFENQGGLLIKQTDINDTVLTEIRKRTPLPFQTDDGCLQASISNPYYGDVIHDPYLHNGEDVRGVLFMRIEKEGDLWIYFVNFDNTNRELQLSTEYCLECWDPWTGEITECVRDEKGQTAVCLPAGYGTLVRYISEK, from the coding sequence ATGATAAGAAGAAAAGATTTTTATGATGTATCGGAGAACAATAGATTAGATAGTGTACAGATACCTTTTTGGCTTTTGAATGATCAATTGGAACGAGAAGAATTAACACGCCAGCTTGCACTTATGCGCGGCCAGGGGATAAAAAATACGATAGCACATGCGCGATCAGGTTATATTGGAAAATATCTTGGCAGCGATTTCTTTGATAGTATAGACGTAATTGTATCTGAAAAAAATAAACATCAGGAAAAGCTTTGGCTGTATGATGAATTTGATTGGCCATCCGGAACGTGTAATGGAGAATTGACCAAAAAGGAAGAATATAGAGAGCATTTTTTGAATTTTGAAACTCACTTTCTTCAGGCTGGAGAGGTTTATCAGATTCATCTTAGTTCGGTGGATCTTTTATGTGTGTGTTCATTTAGTTCAGATGGTCGTAGTGAGAATCTGCTTAAAGAAAAGTATATACAATATGATGGAACGTATGCCTATGCTCTGAAATACATGGCTTTAGAGCCTGTAGAGATAGTTGTTGTGACTCTTTGCGTGGATCCTTATGCTCTGTGCGGAAGAAGATCTATCAATTACCTGGATGCAGAGTGTACACGTGCCTTCATTAATGCTGTATATGAAAAATATTATTACAGATATTCTGAAGAATTTGGAAAAACGATTACTGCAGTTTTCAACGATGAGAGCCGATTCTGTAATCCTTATCCCTGGTGCATGGATTTTCCAGAGGAGTTTTTTAAGAGGAAAGGATATAATATTTTGACAGAACTTGCGTATTTAGTCCGTGACGATAAGAAGAGTGCACGGATTCGCATGGATTATTTTCAAGTAGTATCTGAGCTATTCCAACAAAATTATTGGAAAGTATTGTATGATTGGTGCGAGGAACATCAAGTTCAATTGTGCGCACATTTACTTGGCGAGGAGACTTTAGCAAGTCAGGTGCGCTATTCTGGTGATTTGCTCTGTCAGTTCCGTTATATCCATGTGCCATGTGTGGATCATTTGGCCAAGGGAATTGGAAGCCAGAATATTAAATTTGTATCTTCTGCGGCAAGGAGCTATGGGAGGAAGCTATTGGCGTGCGAGGCTTTTGGGGGTTCAGGAAATGAACTTACTATGCAGGAACAGCGCAGAATGCTCTGTTGGATGGTACATCAGGGAGTGAACTTATTGATAAATCACGCATATTATTATTCTTTGAGAGAGGAGAGGGCCCAGGATTGGCCTCCATCGCAGTTTTTTCAATGGGAATATTGGGAGAAAACATCACAGCTAAATGCTATGCTTAGACGTCTCTATTTATGTATTGCGAATGGAAAGCGAATTTGCGATGTGATAATTGTTATGCCCACAGAATCATTTTGGGCGGATTATGTCGGAGATCAACGTTATAAAAATGGTTATTATGATTGTGGACCGAGGATAGCCGGGAACTGGGCAAAAGAATTGGATAAACAACTACAATTTTTGATGGCTCAGCTTCAAATGAAAAATGTGGATTTTCAGATTTTACATAGGGATGCATTGGAAAATTTTGAAGTTATCGATGGGACAATCAGGAATAAACTGACAGGGGAGTATGCACCTGCCTGCATTTGTCCGAATGGATGGTGCGTAAATGATAAGATGCAGAAGTTTTTGAACAAATTTGAAAATCAGGGCGGATTACTTATCAAACAAACTGATATAAACGACACAGTTTTAACTGAAATCAGGAAAAGGACACCGCTTCCATTTCAAACTGACGACGGATGTCTGCAGGCTTCTATCAGTAACCCTTATTATGGAGATGTAATCCATGATCCATATCTGCATAATGGAGAGGATGTCAGGGGAGTTCTCTTTATGAGGATAGAAAAAGAGGGAGATCTTTGGATATATTTTGTGAATTTTGATAATACGAACAGAGAACTTCAATTATCTACAGAATATTGTCTGGAATGCTGGGATCCATGGACTGGAGAGATTACAGAATGTGTGCGGGATGAAAAAGGACAGACTGCAGTCTGCCTTCCTGCTGGATATGGAACTTTAGTAAGATATATATCAGAGAAATAG